The following DNA comes from Bacteroidota bacterium.
TTTCATCTAATTCTAAACCAAAGAATTCCAATCCTTTGCAAATGCGTTTTCGGATATCGGAACTGTTTTCGCCAATACCTCCTGCGAAAACAATTGCATCGGCACCCTGCATAGTGGCGAGGTAGGCGCCGATATATTTTCGGGCACGTCCACAAAAGATATCAATTGCGAGGCGTGCACGGCGGTCTTCGTGTTCTTTTTCTTCGGCTAACAAATCGCGCATATCGTTTGTAAGTCCGGACAGACCTAACAGTCCTGATTGCTTGTTTAATATAGCGTATATTTCATTCATCGTCATTCCTTCCTTATGATGGAGGAACTCAATAATGGCAGGGTCCATATCGCCGCCGCGTGTTCCCATTACTAATCCTTCGAGAGGTGTAAGTCCCATTGACGTATCGAATGAATCGCCGTTCTTGATCGCACATGCTGAGCAGCCATTACCAAGATGAAGCGTGATGATATTAACTTTTTCTCTTTCGATGTTTACTAATTGTCTGTAGCGGTATGCGATATACCGGTGCGATGTTCCGTGAAAGCCATATTTACGTATTTTATGCCTGCGGTACAATTGATATGGTATTGCATAAAGGTATGAGGTTTCGTCCATTGTTGAATGGAAAGCTGTGTCGAATACGGCAACTTGCGGAACACCGGGACCTAATAGTTCGCGTGCTGCATTAATCCCTTTTAGATTTGCCGGGTTGTGCAACGGTGCCAACTCGATGCAATCTTCGATTCTTTCAATTACCTCGTCGTTTATTAAAGTTGACATTGTAAATTTCTCAGCACCGTGAACTACTCGGTGTCCGACAGCATGAATATCAGCAAGTGAAGTTATCCCGTTTAGTTTCGATTCGGGGGAAATTATCCATCGTAAAATAAAATCTAAAGCAGCTCTATGATCGCGAAGAGGCATTGCTTGTTTTATTTTGGGCTGACCTTCGACTTGTAATGTAATTAAAGCCTGGCTTCCGATTCGTTCCAAGTAGCCGCTTGCTATTCGTTTATCCTGATTTTTATCAATGAGCTCTAAATCTGTTTTGATGATTTGAAATTTTACTGATGATGATCCACAATTGATCACTAAAATATTCATAGTTTTCTCCATTTATTATTGATTATCGAAAGGACTGTAGTAAGATGATGGAGAAAGATAAGAAAATATTTTGAAGAATGCTAAAAAGGTCGGGTCATTCTAAAAAATACACTTACCGGAGATTTCACATCCGTTTTCCATGCAAAACCCAAACGATATTTTCCATCTCGTGAACCAATTGCAAATCCCAAATCGCTTTTCAGTGAACTGAATTTAAAAGTATCGAACCCCTCATCAAAAGTTACGTCATCAGCTACATTGTTAATATAACCGGCGTCGTAAAATAAAATTAAATTCAAATTACTCAGCATTGAAAATGGGAAGCCCGTATCATCGCTGAACATTTTTCCATTCACTACATACTCGATGTTTGCGAGTAATAAGCGGTTACCTGTTAATTCTTTATACATATATGCGGGCAGTGTGCTTATTCCGCCAAGTTCGTATGCGCGTTGAACGGGCAAAATTCCATTCGATGTAGCTGCTCTGAATCTGAAATTTATATTATCATATTTGCCGATTGGTTGATACCGGCGTGCATCAAAAACGTATCTATTAAATTCATAATCGCCTTTAAAAGATTTACCGGCAAATTCTGCTGTGAACGCCGTACTCCATCCAGCCAAATGTAGTTTGCGGTCATCGATCTTGTGTAAATCAAGAACGAGTATAATACTGTGGATTTTTCCGTCGTTTATTTCCGGATTAATTCTGAAAGATTTTTTGGTACGGAATAAAGACCAGTTAACATTATTATTCATTGAAGCGTATTTGTCATTTGAAAACGAAATTTTAAGTTGCATATCGGCTAATTGATTTCGTGTGTAATATCCAGCCCAAGTCGAAAATCCTGTACGCAAAAAGTAATCGCGGTAATCGTAGCGAAGTAATAAAGCATTAAGAGTGTTTTCTAAATTTCCAGCAAGCCACTGGTCGCGTGTATCTACGAGACTGTGTCCTTCAATCCCAAATTCAAAAAGTCTATTATCGAAGCCAAACTGCTGCGAGGCGCCGGCTTGGTATTCCCATTTGTGAACTCCGAAGCCATATCCGATTGACCCAAACAAAACAAACTTTCTTTCCCTGTCCCAGAAAAATTTGTGCGGCGACTGTATGCCGAAGAATAATCCCTCAACACGGTTATATCGGAAAAGAAATTTATCATCTATATTTTCTAAATATATTTTTGCTGAATTATTACGTGGTATCCCGCGGTCGGTTGGGAACGCGTATAAGCTGTATCTCTCTGCCTGTGGAAATTCATATTCGATACAGTCAGCGTTACACTCCTCATCCTCTTCTGAATCATCATCAAATATTTTGGTACCTAATTCCCGCTCAACCTGTGCAAACACATCTCTTACTATGTTATCAACCCGGTTCTTGATATTTCTTTTTTTCGTTTCCGATGTAGAGTCTTGTGCGAAACTTTCATTAACCGAAAAAGCAAAAATAAGTAATAAAGCCAATAAAGTTGTAGATTTTTTCATAATTTCTCCATCTAATTATTTGTTATCATCTTCTTTGTAGAGTGTTATACCCCAGTATTGTGCATCTTCCGGTGGGGTATCGTTCCAGCTATTGTATGAGTGCGAGTCGTCGGTTCGATACCGCAAGCGGTATTCCCCTTTATCGAGTAAAATTGTTGTGTTCACAATTCTGTTCTTACGTGCGCCGCCTGCATGAAAAGTCATTGAATAAGTCATCTCCCAGATTACTTTTTTGGTGTTAGCGTTTTCAATACTCCCATAGTCGAACATCTCGTTCCGCTGCCCTTCTCCGATTGAATAGATTCTGATGCGGGTTGGTTCGTTAAGATAAAAAGTTTCTAGTAGATTTGCATTGTCGCGGACGCGTACAATTTGAGCAACTATATTTTTATCACGTTCCGGTGTATATTTCTCGACCGTACTTTTTTCGAATTTATCATCAACAGCATAAATTGTAATTCCCCAATGTCCTTGATCATACGGTGGCGAAACGTTCCAGTCGTTGTAAGAATGAGAATCATCGCTTTGAAAATTAATTAAGTAATTCCCTTTTGGTAGATGCACAATTTCGTCTGTCATTCTATTTTTTGATCCGCCGCCGGCGTGAACAGTTTTATCTACATTCATTTCCCAAACTTTTTCGCGTGTCTGTGCATTAATAATCCAGCCATAATCTGCCATTTGCCGCCGCGAGGAATATCTTTCGCCGATTGCATATATCCGCACATCCAAATCTTGTTTGAGTGTAAATCCTTCGCTCCGATATTCGGTGTTGCCTACTTTTGTTATCTCTGCAATCACATTTTTGTCTTCGTTGTATGTAAAAAGTTTAAAGTTATTTTGGTCGGCTTCCGTTTGTCCTATCAGTGTGATGCCGTAGTTTAATGGATCGTGAGGGGGCGCATCATTCCAATCAAGATATGAGTGCGAATCGTCCGTAAAATAATAGACGACATATTTTCCCGGATTAAAATTAATAGTACCATCGAATTTTAAGTTTTTATCGGCACCGCCGGCTTTTGTTGTATTGCTTTTCTTAAATTCCCAAATCCGTTTCCGCGTTTTAGCATCAAGTATAAATCCGTAGTCCGATAGATCGTCGCCTCGTACTCCATCGCCTAAAGCGTAAATATGAATTGCAACAGGTTTACTTAAAATAAAACCTTGTTCTATGTATTCATTTTCACCCAAACCGATTGATTTGTATAGAACATGCGGAAAATCTTTTGGTGGATTAAATAATGATATTTCAGCCCGTTCGTCTGCTAATAACTCAATGCCCCAGTTTTTAGAATTTTTCATCCAATCTCTATAAATATCACCGCCAAACCAATCTTCTATCCACGAAAAAATCCAATCGTGCCTGCCTCTGATACTGACAATGTCGTCGCTGTTCCTATGGTCGATATTGGCGCGAATATTTGTAAACGTCGATTGATAATCGAAATACGTTGCAGCAAAGTAAACCTCGAACGATCCTTTTGGGAGAGTAATAAAATCATCGCACTTCCTATCGCTGCCGGTTAAACTCGTGTTATCTCTCGTCATTAGCCAAACTTTTTCGCGTGTATCCGAATTAATTATCCAGCCGTATGCGAACAACTTGTCGCGATAGTCGCGTTTTTTTTCTGAAGCAGCCCCTCTTGCTTTGATGTGAATTGTGGTTTGCTCATTCAGTTTGAAGCCCCCAGATTTTAATTCT
Coding sequences within:
- a CDS encoding acetate kinase, which translates into the protein MNILVINCGSSSVKFQIIKTDLELIDKNQDKRIASGYLERIGSQALITLQVEGQPKIKQAMPLRDHRAALDFILRWIISPESKLNGITSLADIHAVGHRVVHGAEKFTMSTLINDEVIERIEDCIELAPLHNPANLKGINAARELLGPGVPQVAVFDTAFHSTMDETSYLYAIPYQLYRRHKIRKYGFHGTSHRYIAYRYRQLVNIEREKVNIITLHLGNGCSACAIKNGDSFDTSMGLTPLEGLVMGTRGGDMDPAIIEFLHHKEGMTMNEIYAILNKQSGLLGLSGLTNDMRDLLAEEKEHEDRRARLAIDIFCGRARKYIGAYLATMQGADAIVFAGGIGENSSDIRKRICKGLEFFGLELDEKANNKTIGGKEGLITKPESKLKAYVIPTNEEILIARDTVRCVKNVPRRW
- a CDS encoding BamA/TamA family outer membrane protein, with product MKKSTTLLALLLIFAFSVNESFAQDSTSETKKRNIKNRVDNIVRDVFAQVERELGTKIFDDDSEEDEECNADCIEYEFPQAERYSLYAFPTDRGIPRNNSAKIYLENIDDKFLFRYNRVEGLFFGIQSPHKFFWDRERKFVLFGSIGYGFGVHKWEYQAGASQQFGFDNRLFEFGIEGHSLVDTRDQWLAGNLENTLNALLLRYDYRDYFLRTGFSTWAGYYTRNQLADMQLKISFSNDKYASMNNNVNWSLFRTKKSFRINPEINDGKIHSIILVLDLHKIDDRKLHLAGWSTAFTAEFAGKSFKGDYEFNRYVFDARRYQPIGKYDNINFRFRAATSNGILPVQRAYELGGISTLPAYMYKELTGNRLLLANIEYVVNGKMFSDDTGFPFSMLSNLNLILFYDAGYINNVADDVTFDEGFDTFKFSSLKSDLGFAIGSRDGKYRLGFAWKTDVKSPVSVFFRMTRPF